The nucleotide window GCGGCGGCAGTTACTGCCGCATGTGACGGTACGGCGCCGGCCTGGACGGGGGCGCCGAGAGTGCTAGCTTGCATAGGGAGTCAGAGTGGGAATAGCGGAACAGCCGACATTATAAGCCCATCGGCGTGCATTTCCACGCTTCCCCGATGCGGAGGAAACCGGCGAAATTCCGCGGAATGTCGCCTGCCTTGCTCGGGACCGGGCGGCTATCGGGCATAGACCCGATCCACCGTGTGCACGCTGCCTGCCGGCGACATGATGTAGAGCTTGCCGCCGTTGATCATGAACGCCCTGCTCTCGGGTTGCTGGGCTGGAATGATGTACTGATCGACAATGAGGGTTCCCGAATCGCCGCCGAAATCGATGTGCCACATCCACTGGTTATGCACCAGCGCGTACGTCACGGCCGTTCCTGTGACCGTAATACGGTGGGCGGGCATGGTGGCGGACACGGCATCATAAGTGCTCGGTACCGCCGCGGCGCCCTCGCTGAACACCACGCCGCCATTGGTGGAGCCGGTGATCTCCACCTGCATGCCGGGCACATTCACACTTTTCGTGGCAATGATGGCGCCCGTGCAGCCCGGGTTCGCGTAGTAATCGGTCCTGGTCGACATCAGCGCCCTGTCGCCGCCAGCCGGATCCTGCGTGACTGAAATTCTTTCGACCGTTCGCCCACCGCAGGCGGCACTCCACTCGCCGAGATATGGCGTGACTTTTGCCGAGAGCACGGGCGAGGAGCCCCCGCTGCTGTCACTGCCGCCACAAGCGGCAAGGCAGGAAGCGAGAAGCGAGGACAGGAAAAACTTGCTGGAAACGCGCATGAAAGGCTTGCCCTGGAGGGTGAAAGACGTGATTGGTGGATGATGTTGAATGCCTCGCCAGGATTGTATGGTTGCACGCCATCGCTCGTCCATGCGGTGGCGTTAAAAATTTGCTACTTGTTGCACATTGCGATTTCCTGGCCCTGCGGTGCCACGGATTCGCAGGCGGCGAGATCGATCGGGGGCGTGGCGGTGCGTGCCGTCGAACGTGACGGCAGGTGCGCGCGTGGACGCTGGCGGAAGAACACGGTGCTCCCTCCCTTTTCCGCATGAGCGCCCGGAGGAATTGCCCGAGATCAGGCACGTCGGGTGTGCCTGATTTCCGGTGATGTCGTGGCCGGCGCGGGAACGGCGGAGCGGCGGGCCTTGGCGGTGCCGTGACCGCGGTGCTTAAAGGCGCTGTGAGCGGTAATTAAGCGAACTTCCCGCCGGAATTACGGTCTGACTTCCTGTTGAGATACTTCATGTATATCAGGAGGCGACATGGGCACGGCGGAGGTTCGAGTACTGATCGAAGCGTTGATGCAGCAACAGCTTTCAGAAGATCAGGTCGCATTGCTGCAGGGCTTTCTTGCCTGCGCCGAACAACCAGGGCGGTGTCATCGCCTCATCGAGGACGCCGCCGGAAAGCCGCCGTGTCCGCATTGCGGCCGCGAGAAGTCTCACCGTTGCGGACAGGCTAGTGGCTTGCAGCGCTATCGCTGCGTGGCGTGCCGGCGCAGCTTTAACGCCCTGACCGGCACACCGCTCGCCCGTCTGCGCCTGCGCGACAAGTGGCTGCAATACTTTCAATGCCTGATCGAGTCGACCCCTGTGCGCTCGGCGGCCAGCCGCGTCGCGGTGGCAAAGTCGACCAGCTTTCGATGGCGCCACCGTTTCATCGCCGCCGTGCTCGGGGCGCCCCGTCCGCAGCTGTCTGGCATCGTCGAGGCCGATGAAACCTACCATCTGGAATCACAGAAGGGCTCGCGCCACCTGGATCGCCCGCCCCGCAAACGCGGCGGCAAGGCCAGCCGGCGCGGCATCAGCAGCGAGCTGGACTGCATCCTCGTTGCCCGTGACCGCAACCGGCAAACCTGTGACTTCGTCACGGGCCGCGGCCCGGTCAGTGCTGGCCAGCTGATGCAACACCTGAAACCAGTGCTGGCGCCAGATGTGCTGCTGGTGACCGATGCCGCCAAGGCGTACCAGGCATTTGCGAAGCAGGCCGGCATCACGCACGAAGCGATCAATGTGCGTGCCGGCATCCGGGTGCGCGGCGCACTCCATATCCAGGGTGTCAACGGATGGCATAGCCGCTTCAAGACCTGGCTGCGGCGATTCAATGGTGTTGCCAGCCGCTATCTCGCCAATTACACCGGCTGGCAGCGCGTGCTCGATGCCGCCGAGCTGACGACGCCGCGCCAATGGTTGCACATTGCCGTGGCGTCAGACTAGCTGATCAGCTCTTTTGTCGCGCTCGGCATGCAAGAAAGTTTCGTGCTCAACGGCAAAGCTACTCAACGCGAACAGCGCCTGCTTAAACCACGGCGCGGCGTGCCTTGCGCCGCCAGGCCAGTGCCGCCAGGCCAGCGCCGGCCAGCAGCAGCGTGGACGGCTCGGGGATGGCCTGTTGCTGGTCCGGCAACCGGTTGTGCACCGACCAGTTCGCATAGGTGATCTTCGACGAGCTGGCGCTATTGCCCGTCGTGGCGTAGATGGCGCTCACGTCCAGGTAGCGGGTCGCCGTGTTGGTGAATGCCGTGCCGCTGAGCAGGATGCGGCCGACATCGAACGCCGTCACGATCGAGCAGGTGAGCGGGTTGCCGCAACCGTTGGTGAGGGCGGGCGACATGTCGTACACGCCCTGGAATACCAGCCGGTCGAGGGCGTCGGAGGCGGCATAGCTTTCCGAGAACGAGTCGAACAGCAGGTTGCTGGCTTGCGGGCGGGTGTCCGAGAACAGCACGTCATACTGTTCCCCGTTTACTTCGACGGCTTCAGCACCCATCAGCACGCCGTTCGACACCAGCAGGATCGGTGCTGCCTGGGCAGCGGCCTGCACACCCAGGAGCAGGGCGCCTTGCAGCAGGATATTTTTTACGAAGGTTCGCACAATGGCTCCTGAAGGTAAATGATGTGTAGCGACTTGAGTTACGTAGTGCCACCAAGCTAAGCAAGGTTGATGCCAGATCGATAATTTTGAGAAAAATCAACGCTGTCGTTGAGCTGGCTCAAATACCCGGCCGGAAAATGTAAAGTTTCTCGACAGCGCTGGATGAGCAGGCGCGTTGGCCGCCAGTACCTCAACGGCGGTAAAATAGCGCCTTCGCCGCACGAAGCCTCACCGCCCAATCGATCCCATGAGTACCGAAGTCCCAGACCTGTCCGTCATCGAGCCCGTTCTTCAGCCCGTTATTCAACCTGTCATTCAGCCCGATGAGCCCGCACCGCCACCCGGCCCGGATTTCGTCCACCTGCGGGTGCACTCGGAATACTCGATCGTCGATGGCCTGGTCCGCATCGACGACCTGGTGAAGGCCGCGGCCAAGGACAGGCAGGGGGCACTGGCCGTCACCGACCTGTCGAACCTGTTCGGCATGGTCAAGTTCTACAAGGCCGCGCGCGGCAAGGGCGTCAAGCCGGTGATCGGCTGCGATGTCTGGATCACCAACGACGACAACCGCGACAAGCCATGCCGCCTTCTGCTGCTGGCGAAGAACCGCGTGGGCTACCTGCAGCTGTGCGAACTGCTGTCGATGGCGTGGCTGACCAACCAGTACAAGGGACGCGCCGAACTGCGCACCGAATGGCTGGCGGCGCTGAAAGACCAGACATATGACGTGATGCCCGGCGAAAGCGGCGCCGATGGCCTGATCGCGCTGTCCGGCGCGCAGTTCGGCGACATCGGCTGCGCGATCGACAACGGCAACCTGGAGCTGGCCGAACGGCACGCCGAAAAATGGTCGGCCATTTTCCCGGGCCATTTCTATATC belongs to Pseudoduganella albidiflava and includes:
- a CDS encoding IS1595 family transposase, with the translated sequence MGTAEVRVLIEALMQQQLSEDQVALLQGFLACAEQPGRCHRLIEDAAGKPPCPHCGREKSHRCGQASGLQRYRCVACRRSFNALTGTPLARLRLRDKWLQYFQCLIESTPVRSAASRVAVAKSTSFRWRHRFIAAVLGAPRPQLSGIVEADETYHLESQKGSRHLDRPPRKRGGKASRRGISSELDCILVARDRNRQTCDFVTGRGPVSAGQLMQHLKPVLAPDVLLVTDAAKAYQAFAKQAGITHEAINVRAGIRVRGALHIQGVNGWHSRFKTWLRRFNGVASRYLANYTGWQRVLDAAELTTPRQWLHIAVASD
- a CDS encoding PEP-CTERM sorting domain-containing protein, which encodes MRTFVKNILLQGALLLGVQAAAQAAPILLVSNGVLMGAEAVEVNGEQYDVLFSDTRPQASNLLFDSFSESYAASDALDRLVFQGVYDMSPALTNGCGNPLTCSIVTAFDVGRILLSGTAFTNTATRYLDVSAIYATTGNSASSSKITYANWSVHNRLPDQQQAIPEPSTLLLAGAGLAALAWRRKARRAVV